In Miscanthus floridulus cultivar M001 chromosome 8, ASM1932011v1, whole genome shotgun sequence, the sequence AATGTGttttgggccatgtttagttccaccaaaatccaaactttggcactatgcaaaaagaagattctccgtcacatcaaacttgcagagtactaaatgttgacgaaattaaaaactaattgcacagtttggttgtactttgcgagacgaacattttgagcctaattagtcaacgattggacaattattactgaatacaaacgaaatgctactgTGCGCTATAGCGCTACAGGATTTCTGGCGGCGCCAATTCCGcaggcaactaaacatggccttgatGCGCCAATCTCTAGGTACTGATAAAATATTGGAATATATGGATATTAGCATTCTTTGCTCTTCCTTTTGATGCACCTTTTTCAGATAGGTCACACCATGTCTCATCTTATCATCAATTTCCCTTCTTCAATCCTATTATATATACATGGGTTGATTTATGTATAgacatatgacatatttgtgcaTCTGTGTATGCCCGTAGTAGAGATTGGCGCGGGTGTAGTCGTATGAGTGGGCAAGAGTAGCATACCTGCATCTCAGTGGTGACAGGGCACTCATCTATGCCATTGGCCCCAttcggcttactccatattcggtttgttcggcttctttttttaactGAAacagttttttttctaaaacaacaTTTCAACTAGAGCcatatttttcagccaatttcatcCGAGCTTCCAATCAGCGAACAGGATCTCGGCGTCCGCCAAAGCTCGCGCCTGTCGCAAGAGCAGCATACCTGCAGCAAGAACTGCGGAGTATGAGCGAGCAAGAGCAGTGTACATGCAGCAAAAGTAGTGTACGTGCATTCCACTCACGTGTTGACACAGGACGCCGGGTTTAGCTGCGGCTACGGGATATCCAGCACCAGCTCCTCAAGACTGTTGCCTTTTTTTTGCCTGATAAATCATAACTAAAAGTAttattggctgatttattgtgagagaaaaatattattcgttgactgaaaaagtacggcttataagccaagcgaacatggggCATGATAATCCGGCTTGCCATGTCTTCTCGATCTCGGCTGGTCCTAGTGGTTTTTCAAACATGTACGACCATGCTCAAATTGGAGATTGATTTGGCAATGGCCCCGTTCATtggtctgaatcttggctgaaactggtaaaaaaaacattgttccggctgaattgttgtgggagaaaaacactgttccggttaaaaaaacaaaccgaaaaaccaaatatggggtaagccaaatATTAAAAGAACAACTACTCCAAAGAAGCTCACTAAGAGCCCGTTTGGCACGCCTCtcgccggctccggctcctgctgCCGAACACGGTAGCTGCACTGTTCATCGGAGCCGTTTCGGATTTCAAGGCAGAAAATGACctgagaagaggagagaagaggagcTGGTGAAGCCACGTaaccgtttggccgggctcctgccggctccggctccggcactgtagcagggtgtcggccgctgggcggccgacaggaggctgcgggagccggagccggcgGAGCTCGAATTTCTGGCTCCGGCTACTGCGACCGCGTCTATGAgtggggaggaaaggagagagaaaaaaaaggctTCGATGAACAGTGAAATACGTATAGATGAACAGTGATTTCGCGCAGGAGCCAGAGCCGCCCGCAGCCCGCCAAACGGGTTTAAGCTTCTCCGACTCCGTGCTACCGTACCGATGGGCTGGGAGGAAAGCCCAGGGAAGAAGTGACCAGGAGGGATTAAGCCCGAcgtatctatctatctattctTCGCTATAAAAGAACAAAAGAATAGAAAAATAGTTGTTACTCAAAAGTTTCCTACCCACCTGAATCCAGATCGTTGGATGACTCCTTATAATTAGATCTAAAGGTTCAAATTAGCTGTGTTGTGGGCCACGCTAAAATCTTACAGCGAAAGTCTTAGGTTTGCGCGTTCCTGCCTCTCAAGGCTTCCTCCGCTCGTAATTTTTTTTCACCTGCCTCTCAGCTTACCCACCCAGCTCACGGCGCCCCTTCTTGCCCGCGTGCGCTCCCCACGGCACTTGCACGCTCGCCTCCCTCTGATCTGCTCGCCCTACCCTAGCCCCCGGACCAGCCGACGGCGCCAAGCCCATCTTcaccaccgtcgaccagctgtGCCCCCAGACGCACGACCACGCCCTCACCGCCCGCGTCATCTCCGCCCGCACCGTCCTCGACAAGGCCTCCACACACCTCGGCCGCACCCGCGTCGCCGAGTGCCTCGTCGGAGACAGCACCGGCTCCGTCCTCGTCACCGCTTGCAACGAACAGGGTATGCGCTTCCTGCGATCCATCCGCCGCTCTTCCTTTCTCTTGCACACAAGCCTGCTGTGTCCGGAACGACGCCTCCCACTTCTACTATCCGCTAATCAGCTCCTATCTTGGATCCATCCATTAGGTCTCTCGTCTCCATCCTCCAAGTAAGATCATTTGGCTTGAttgctgggttttctttgcaCAATGGATTCTGAGAAACAACCGCAAACAGTTGAAAATCTTAGACAATTAGCTTCTGGTACATCGATTAATTATTCCAGTAAATAATGCTCTGTCGTACTCAATGTTCGTCAGTTCTACTGTGACAGATAACTTTTCTGCTtatgtttttcatgcttaatctttgTTCACTTTAGCTCAGAGCAATGACTTTGCCCTTATTCTATTTACCTTTATGAAGACTTAAGGTCAAAGATCTTGAGATTCAGACTATATCATGGCCCAAAATAGTCGAGAAGGTTGTCCTGCTCCAGAAGAAGGCATAAGCTGTTAGGCTGCTACTTCAGCACATAGCTGCATCAGAACTTTAGAAGTCTGAAATAAATCAGCCAACTGCCAATACCAATCTTTCTTATTTTATTACTTATTTTAGTTAATACTGGAGGCCCTTTGTCTAGAACAAAACTTCCATCATAACACGTACTACATTATGCTACTCACATACCGATTTCTATGTTTGAACACAACCTGTACTAATAGGTGACCAGATGTATTGTGTCATATTCCTTTTTTAGCTTAAATAACCTATCCATGTAGAACAAAATAGGTGTGTAGAAGAAGGACGAGAAGAAGGCGCACAAGAAGGAGCTCAATGATCTGTTCACTTCGTCATCAGCAACCCAAGGTCCCTTGGTACGACCTCCTTCCCTTTTGTTGTGTTTATGCATCTTATGTTGTCTATCACTTGACTGTAGCTTTGAGATTATTAATCACGCCAAGTAAGGTATGTATAACCTGAGCTCTCCAGACCAAAATATTCAAGATTCAACTAATTCTCTTTCTCTGTCATGAATTCAGAAATCTGTGTGATCTTTCCGGAAATTCACTTATTGGCAGTGGATTTAGAACTTTAATAGGTGTAGGTGTGATAATAATAGATAATGTGTACCAAGGTCACCCATCAAAACCAATATTTTGTATCAAGCTTCAGATCCACACATGTACGGtcatttattttttttttctttcaagcGGTAATTAAACCCAACTGTGTATGCAGATCATCACATCGACGGTGGCATGATCCCATATTTTTAGGATAGATCTTCGGTGGCCTTCCATTCAAGGTGTGGTTtgtatgtttattttaaattgtcTTGACTTTTAAGGGTTATTATAATTATGTTAGACAACTACAGTAAAAAGGTTGGGTCAGTTAATAAATATTAATTTACACAGAATGCATAGCTACCAATTTCCATTCCATTTCATGGCGTATCTCACAGGACACAACAAAATGGGACAAAAAATTGCAGAATAAAGGATGAAATATATTATTTATAGTTATAATATCTAGAGGGgataaaaaaattgaaaaaatgaAAATAAAGACACATGAGGTCTCATGGGACACGACAAGAGGggaataaaaaatagaaaaactaAAGGATGGAGTATATTATCTCACGGGGCACAACAACATGGGATAAAAAACTAGAAAATAAAAAAGATGAAATATCATATATAGTTATTAATATTGAAAGGGGATAAAAGATAAGAAATTTAAAACTACTCGCAATTGTGGTTTCACGGGACGCAACAAGACGAGATAAAAATacgaaaacaaaagaaaaaatgtATTATCTACAGTTTATTTTTAAAGGGAACATAAAAtataaaaattgaaaataaagccAAATGATGCAAGCTGCAGAGGTTTGAACTAACGACCTCTTAGTTAGTTGCAACATCGAGGGTCTTACCATTGGATTGACAAAATGTATTGGTAACCTACTTACAAATTCTTTTATATAAGGAATAATAATCCATTGCTAAGTAGTACAAGGCTACCCCACAGGGTATGCCGTGGCCCACCTGGCATACCCCGTGGGTCTGCCCCTGACGCATGGGACCATACAATAGGGTACTCGCCGACGTCATCACCAGTTATGCGCAGCGCGTCCCACACGGCCTGGGACGCGTCGACGATGTTGGGACGGCACGGCGGCTggtagccgtgctcacggtcgcaGCCGTGCAGGGAGTCGCACTCGTCCACGACCTTGGCGAGCACGGACCTGCCCTTGGCCCTGATCCGTATGCTGTCCCCGCAGCGCTTGCCCTCCGCGTACCACCCCGTGGAGAGCGCCACGACGCGCTCCGAGTTGCTGTGGAACTCGCCGTCGCACTCCGACGGGTCGCCTCCCTCGCCGCCCTCCGTGAAGTTGTTGAGCGTCATGATGGCCTTGGTGCCTCCCCCCGACCCCTAGACCACCGGCGGCGAGCACCGGTACGTCTTGTAGGAGAGCCCGGCCTCGCAGCAGTCCTCGCAGGAGTGGTTCTGGGTCGGCAGCAGCGTGCCGACCGGCCGGCACTCGTCGTCGTCGGCGAGGTTGTGGCGCTGAGCAGGATCGCCGCCGCGGCAGAGGTTCGGGAAGGCGACTAGCACGAGGCCTGCTAGCGCGAGCACGAGGAAATTGGTGGTGATCGACATCTTGCCATCCGTCTGTTTGTGGGCTGTGGTCACGGTCAGGCGGCCTGCGGCATTAATTTTATGGCGTGGGAGCGTGCGGCCGGGCTACGTACACCGGTACATGCTTCCACATCGGCCAGGCTGCGTGTTTGGCTCCCGCCGTAACCGCACAAGCCACAGCTGTTAGCCTTTGGTTTACTCCTACCAGATTTCTGCCTCCTAAACTAGTCATGAGCACCGAGACTGCAATTCACATAGGCCAACTACAGTGTACCTTTACTCCCAACTACAAGTAATGCTTCCAGCATCAGGTCTTGACCGACTGCAACCTGACCGCAAAATCTTTAGCTTCACAGACTAAAACCATTAAATAGCAGTCTTCCTCCTAATTTTTCCTGTGCTCATTTACATCATCACCATCTTTGTCCTGTCCAAAATGCTCTCTTGGTTGTAAACTCTGATCTTCATAAACTATTTCCAATCGATTTCAAAGTTCAAACACAGTTTTTGCAACTGCCTCTATCTTGATGCTGATGAAATGAGACAGTTTCAAGGACGGTTCGCAATTGTCCTTGAAAATAAATATCTAGGAGAGCGCCACGTTACGAACCGTGCATGAAAATGCATTTAAAAGAACCACAAACAAATACATGACCACGCCCAAAAAGTAGAAAAAAATCCTTCACGCCCAAGTAGCCATCGCAATATCTCGCGCCACAAGCCATatggggcgtgattggttgctccgAGGTCGGCGAGCCGGAACGGAGTGC encodes:
- the LOC136474436 gene encoding putative ripening-related protein 2; its protein translation is MTLNNFTEGGEGGDPSECDGEFHSNSERVVALSTGWYAEGKRCGDSIRIRAKGRSVLAKVVDECDSLHGCDREHGYQPPCRPNIVDASQAVWDALRITGDDVGEYPIVWSHASGADPRGMPGGPRHTLWGSLVLLSNGLLFLI